In the Aromatoleum bremense genome, one interval contains:
- a CDS encoding dipeptide ABC transporter ATP-binding protein: MTETIDKTGRPGAEPPRELQAPLLEVSELRVLIGPDESPVRPVDGVGFSIAGGETFALLGESGCGKSMTALALLRLLPDGGRIASGEVRFAGRDLLRLTEARMREVRGGQIAMIFQEPSTSLNPVMTVMSQIGEVLAHHRGLDGASARAEARRLLESVGIPDAGRRLDDYPFQFSGGMKQRVMIAIALAGEPELLVADEPTTALDVTIQAQVLDLLARLQAERGMGMLLITHDLGVVARMAQRIGVMYAGELVETGNRSDFFRRPLHPYSRKLFAALPTDAQRQRPLAALGGNVPALDRDFVGCRFADRCPEAFDVCRREAPVWERRDGQAVRCHLYSAGRTAAAAATPVAVPFTATPHRPTPALLLDVRDLKVHFPVRKGLLRRQVGSIKAVDGVSLTLAPGRTLALVGESGCGKTTAGKAILQLVAPSAGQVFLDGSPITGLSRSALRPLRRSFQMVFQDPFASLNPRMRVGQIIEEGMLALGVEPDGPARARRIDDLLQRVGLTPAMKLRYPHEFSGGQRQRIAIARALAVSPRLLVCDEPTSALDVSVQAQILNLMRELQGEFDLAYLFITHNLGVVSWLAHDVAVMYLGRIVERGPVERVLAAPAHPYTRALLAAVLRIDDEAPGVRSAPPGDDLPSPLDPPSGCHFHPRCAHATDICRAQYPGETARGAGQVVRCHWPR; the protein is encoded by the coding sequence ATGACCGAAACGATCGATAAAACCGGCCGCCCTGGTGCCGAACCGCCGCGCGAACTGCAGGCCCCGCTGCTGGAGGTGAGCGAGCTGCGCGTGCTGATCGGGCCGGACGAAAGTCCGGTACGGCCGGTCGACGGCGTGGGGTTCTCGATCGCAGGCGGCGAGACCTTTGCGCTGCTCGGCGAATCGGGCTGCGGCAAATCGATGACGGCGCTGGCGCTGCTGCGCCTGCTGCCCGACGGCGGGCGCATCGCGAGCGGCGAGGTACGCTTTGCCGGGCGCGACCTGCTGCGCCTGACGGAGGCGCGCATGCGCGAAGTGCGCGGCGGGCAGATCGCGATGATCTTCCAGGAGCCTTCGACGAGCCTCAACCCCGTGATGACGGTCATGAGCCAGATCGGTGAGGTGCTCGCGCACCATCGCGGCCTCGATGGTGCATCCGCGCGCGCCGAAGCGCGCCGGCTGCTTGAATCAGTCGGGATCCCGGACGCGGGACGGCGTCTCGACGATTACCCTTTCCAGTTTTCCGGCGGCATGAAGCAGCGGGTCATGATCGCCATCGCACTCGCCGGCGAGCCGGAACTCCTGGTCGCCGACGAGCCGACCACTGCGCTCGATGTCACGATCCAGGCGCAGGTGCTCGATCTCCTCGCCCGCCTGCAGGCCGAGCGCGGCATGGGAATGCTGTTGATCACGCATGATCTCGGCGTGGTGGCGCGGATGGCGCAGCGAATCGGCGTGATGTATGCGGGCGAACTGGTCGAAACGGGAAATCGCAGCGATTTTTTTCGCCGCCCGTTGCACCCATATTCGCGCAAGCTGTTCGCGGCGCTGCCGACCGACGCGCAGCGCCAGCGTCCGCTCGCGGCGCTCGGCGGCAACGTCCCGGCGCTCGACCGCGACTTCGTCGGCTGCCGTTTCGCCGACCGCTGTCCCGAAGCCTTCGACGTGTGCCGCCGCGAAGCACCCGTCTGGGAGAGGCGCGACGGGCAGGCGGTGCGCTGTCATCTTTATTCGGCTGGCCGGACCGCGGCCGCCGCAGCGACGCCCGTAGCGGTCCCATTCACCGCCACCCCGCACCGCCCGACACCCGCGCTGCTGCTCGACGTGCGCGACCTGAAAGTGCATTTTCCCGTGCGAAAAGGCCTTTTGCGACGCCAGGTCGGAAGCATCAAGGCGGTCGACGGCGTCAGCCTGACGCTGGCCCCGGGCCGAACGCTGGCGCTGGTCGGCGAGTCCGGCTGCGGCAAGACGACGGCCGGCAAGGCGATCCTGCAGCTCGTCGCGCCGAGCGCCGGCCAGGTTTTTCTCGACGGTTCGCCGATCACCGGCCTGTCGCGCTCAGCGCTGCGGCCATTGCGCCGTTCGTTCCAGATGGTGTTCCAGGATCCGTTCGCGTCGCTGAACCCGCGCATGCGCGTCGGCCAGATCATCGAAGAAGGCATGCTCGCGCTCGGCGTCGAACCCGACGGCCCAGCGCGCGCGCGGCGCATCGACGACCTGCTGCAGCGGGTCGGACTCACCCCGGCGATGAAGCTGCGCTATCCGCACGAGTTTTCCGGCGGTCAGCGCCAGCGCATCGCCATCGCCCGCGCGCTGGCAGTGTCACCGCGGCTGCTCGTCTGCGACGAGCCGACGAGCGCGCTGGACGTCTCGGTGCAGGCCCAGATCCTCAACCTGATGCGCGAGCTGCAGGGCGAGTTCGACCTCGCGTATCTTTTCATCACCCATAACCTGGGGGTCGTGAGCTGGCTTGCGCACGACGTCGCGGTGATGTATCTCGGACGGATCGTCGAGCGCGGCCCGGTCGAACGCGTGCTCGCCGCGCCCGCCCATCCGTATACCCGGGCCTTGCTCGCGGCGGTGCTGCGCATCGATGACGAAGCGCCAGGCGTCCGGTCAGCGCCGCCGGGCGACGACTTGCCGTCGCCGCTCGATCCACCCTCCGGCTGTCACTTCCATCCGCGCTGTGCCCATGCGACCGACATCTGCCGGGCGCAGTATCCGGGCGAGACCGCCCGTGGCGCAGGGCAGGTCGTCCGCTGCCACTGGCCGCGCTGA
- a CDS encoding peroxiredoxin: protein MLQIGEMAPAFSLPDAEMEVFDLSAERGRHHVVLYFYPRDNTPGCTRQAADFSDHEDEFGRHDCIVVGVSPDDCLTHAEFRDQHGLSVRLLSDVEREVCRLYHVWQPREVDGVKKMGVMRTTFVIDKEGVIRHMLHDVSPRGHVAGVFELVRKLQTENAHGNRQEQRGNA, encoded by the coding sequence ATGCTGCAGATCGGTGAGATGGCGCCAGCGTTTTCATTGCCGGATGCGGAGATGGAGGTTTTCGACCTCTCCGCGGAACGCGGCAGGCATCATGTGGTCCTCTACTTTTATCCGCGCGACAACACCCCCGGATGCACGCGTCAGGCGGCCGACTTCAGCGATCATGAAGACGAGTTCGGCCGTCACGACTGCATCGTGGTCGGTGTGAGTCCCGACGATTGCCTGACCCACGCCGAGTTTCGCGACCAGCACGGGTTGTCGGTACGTCTGCTCTCGGACGTCGAGAGGGAGGTCTGCCGGCTCTACCACGTGTGGCAGCCGAGGGAAGTCGACGGTGTGAAGAAGATGGGGGTGATGCGGACGACTTTTGTGATCGACAAGGAAGGCGTCATCCGCCACATGCTCCACGACGTTTCACCCCGCGGCCACGTGGCGGGGGTTTTCGAACTGGTCAGGAAACTGCAAACAGAGAATGCACATGGAAATCGTCAAGAACAGCGTGGTAACGCTTAA
- a CDS encoding PAS domain-containing sensor histidine kinase — MPDQVDYRWIADDPDALMMLDHAGKVLEWNDGAERMFGYSRTEAIGTRIHELVTVPGSDAEQDHFIAETSERGRGTFEALRRRNDGTLMYVVISGKVGQGAPGELYLLFSEKDVTQLKVQRDSKSLESKFRELLDSMPDGILIVNPTGHILIANRQAERLFGYDPNELRARPIEDLLPQRFRAAHKGHRSHYFSAPRTRAMGAGLELYGLRKDGAEFPVEISLSPLKTEETPVVMSAIRDVSERRGFEQALQEKNLELLAANRAKDRFLASMSHELRTPLNAVIGFTGTLLMKLPGELNSEQTRQLEIVRNNARHLLALINDLLNLAKIEAGKVELNFEPTDCGALVGEIAASLRPQALSKGLELIVAMPVEAIVFETDRRTLSQIIINLVGNAIKFTLHGSVRIDLALDDSGEKRRLVLLVSDTGPGIGEQELSSLFEAFVQGQASRTKGVEGTGLGLHLSRKLAALLGGELNCTSTLGTGSVFTLTLPEP, encoded by the coding sequence ATGCCCGACCAGGTCGATTACAGATGGATCGCGGATGACCCCGATGCGCTGATGATGCTCGATCACGCGGGCAAGGTGCTGGAGTGGAACGACGGCGCCGAACGGATGTTCGGCTACTCGCGCACAGAAGCTATCGGCACGAGGATCCACGAGCTCGTGACAGTGCCGGGCAGCGATGCGGAGCAAGACCATTTCATCGCCGAAACGAGCGAACGCGGGCGCGGCACCTTCGAGGCCTTGCGCCGGCGCAACGACGGCACGCTAATGTACGTCGTCATTTCAGGCAAGGTCGGGCAGGGGGCGCCGGGCGAACTGTACCTGCTATTCTCGGAAAAAGACGTCACACAGCTGAAAGTGCAACGCGACAGCAAGTCGCTCGAATCGAAGTTCCGGGAACTGCTCGATTCGATGCCCGACGGCATCCTCATCGTCAATCCTACGGGCCACATCCTGATCGCGAACAGGCAGGCCGAGCGGCTCTTCGGCTACGATCCCAACGAACTGCGCGCGCGCCCGATCGAGGACCTCCTGCCGCAGCGTTTTCGCGCCGCGCACAAGGGCCACCGGTCGCATTATTTTTCGGCTCCCCGCACCCGGGCGATGGGCGCGGGGCTGGAACTGTACGGCTTGCGCAAGGACGGAGCGGAATTTCCCGTCGAGATCAGCCTGAGCCCGCTGAAGACCGAGGAAACGCCGGTCGTCATGAGTGCGATCCGCGACGTCAGCGAGCGCAGGGGTTTCGAGCAGGCGCTGCAGGAAAAGAATCTCGAACTACTCGCGGCCAACCGCGCGAAGGACCGCTTCCTTGCCAGCATGAGCCATGAGCTGCGCACGCCGCTCAACGCCGTCATCGGCTTCACCGGCACGCTGCTGATGAAGCTGCCGGGCGAGCTCAATTCCGAACAGACCCGTCAGCTCGAGATCGTCCGCAACAACGCGCGCCACTTGCTGGCGCTGATCAACGATTTGCTGAATCTCGCGAAGATCGAGGCCGGCAAGGTCGAACTCAATTTCGAGCCGACCGACTGCGGCGCGCTGGTCGGCGAAATCGCTGCTTCGCTGCGCCCGCAGGCGCTGTCAAAGGGGCTCGAACTGATCGTCGCGATGCCGGTCGAAGCGATCGTCTTCGAAACCGATCGGCGCACCCTGAGTCAAATTATTATTAATCTCGTTGGCAACGCCATAAAGTTCACCCTGCACGGCAGCGTCCGGATCGACCTGGCGCTCGACGATTCGGGCGAAAAGCGCAGGCTTGTGCTGTTGGTCAGCGATACCGGACCGGGAATCGGAGAGCAGGAGCTTTCCTCGTTGTTCGAAGCCTTCGTCCAGGGGCAGGCGTCGCGGACAAAGGGAGTCGAAGGCACCGGTCTCGGACTGCATCTGAGTCGCAAGCTCGCCGCGCTGCTCGGGGGCGAGCTGAATTGTACGAGCACGCTGGGTACAGGCAGCGTCTTCACCCTGACTTTGCCGGAGCCCTGA
- a CDS encoding EAL domain-containing protein: protein MIGGRYSSMATIAVVDDMPDNRELLATILKALNHRVIEAADGAEALRLVREEKPALVICDILMPKVDGYEFVRQLRADAAITETPVIFYTAYYLEDDAQRLAKACGVVDILTKPSDPEDVIRVVTKALEQPASMLAVTLPEPEFDRRHLHLMTGKLAEKVAELQAASAKLEALIELNLQLASQRDLAQLLDHVCKRARQLIGADYGSLVARCTDSEALAYTVHSGISPEVVATMGAAQLDEGLLGRVYREQQAERYEFPAERGVETGLPAEYPPLRSVLAAPLTSLTKVYGWLCLGNKQGEGGFTADDEKLLRILAAQVGRIYENGSLYRQVSRHALELEVEIVARERAQRHLSAQYEVARILGEAVSFDEVALKVLQAICAKLEFAAGALWKVDERAGLLRCFGAWCQPTELCGEWVAKTCRMVLEPDRGAPGNVWSSRRPLWRARIEPSLGCTWSLEALDAGLRSGGAFPIVVRGEVAGVLEVFSREYQDEDSRLTDTLASLGGQIGQFLERSEQQQRIRRLTRVYAVLSGINSAIVRIHSRDALFDEACRIAVDAGEFGIAWIGELDPATMQVTPVAWAGGDDAVAARELAASTAGETRDPVGEAVRAGVPVFINDIPASGVSMTGLSEAQRYGYRSKIALPLFSEGKVAAVLVLYAPEPGFFAGDELQLLGELAGDVSFALEFIAKKDRLAFVAYHDLLTGMPNRAHLLEHLTQALQSVRQHPGERVAVVVWNIHRFRNINETFGRQIGDAVLREVGQRLSAAWPNPMDVARIAVDHFAGIVSDNRQVTEIAHLIEQLAVDVFSSSIVVGEHELRVAASAGIAVATDEDQDADTVLRNAEAALRKAKGSGMNYLFYGPEMNARVAESLMLENRLRQALERDEFVLHYQPKVSGATGLVTGLEALMRWNDPTVGLVQPDKFIPILEETGMILQVGLWAIRKALADAHDWRKTGIEPPRIAVNVSAIQLQQKNFVESVRCAIEEANGDARHVDLEITESMVMTEMQENIAKLTEIRLMGGDIAIDDFGTGYSSLGYLAKLPVGALKIDKSFIETMATTPESMTIVATIISLAHSLDLKVIAEGVEEEEQAKFLRLFKCNELQGYLISRPLPPDQVVDFLRSRKRLDHKSH from the coding sequence GTGATTGGAGGACGGTACTCGAGCATGGCTACTATCGCCGTCGTCGATGACATGCCTGACAACCGGGAGTTGCTAGCGACGATTCTCAAGGCCTTGAATCATCGCGTCATCGAGGCAGCGGACGGCGCGGAGGCGCTTCGACTGGTGCGTGAGGAAAAGCCTGCATTGGTGATTTGCGACATCCTGATGCCGAAGGTGGATGGCTATGAATTTGTGCGGCAGTTGCGCGCCGATGCGGCGATCACCGAGACGCCGGTGATCTTCTACACCGCCTACTATCTCGAGGACGACGCGCAACGGCTCGCGAAGGCGTGCGGAGTCGTCGATATCCTGACCAAGCCGTCCGACCCGGAAGATGTCATCCGGGTTGTGACGAAAGCCCTCGAACAGCCGGCCAGCATGCTGGCCGTGACGCTCCCGGAGCCCGAGTTCGATCGCCGGCACCTGCACCTGATGACTGGCAAGCTCGCAGAGAAAGTCGCGGAGCTGCAGGCGGCAAGCGCCAAGCTCGAGGCGCTGATCGAGCTCAATCTGCAACTCGCGTCGCAGCGCGATCTGGCTCAACTGCTCGACCACGTCTGCAAGCGGGCCCGGCAGCTCATCGGCGCGGACTATGGGAGCCTCGTCGCACGCTGTACGGACAGCGAGGCGCTGGCCTACACCGTTCATTCCGGCATTTCGCCGGAAGTTGTCGCGACGATGGGAGCGGCGCAACTGGATGAGGGCCTGCTCGGCCGGGTCTATCGCGAGCAACAGGCCGAGCGTTACGAATTTCCCGCCGAGCGCGGCGTGGAAACCGGCCTGCCGGCAGAGTATCCGCCACTGCGTTCCGTCCTCGCCGCACCGCTCACGTCGCTGACCAAGGTTTACGGCTGGCTATGCCTCGGCAACAAGCAGGGGGAGGGCGGTTTCACCGCGGACGACGAGAAATTGCTGCGCATCCTCGCCGCGCAGGTCGGACGGATCTACGAGAACGGCAGCCTGTACCGGCAGGTAAGCCGGCATGCCCTCGAACTCGAAGTGGAGATCGTGGCGCGAGAACGCGCGCAGCGGCATTTGAGCGCGCAATACGAGGTGGCGCGCATCCTCGGTGAAGCGGTGAGCTTCGACGAAGTCGCGCTGAAGGTATTGCAGGCGATCTGCGCAAAGCTCGAGTTCGCGGCGGGCGCGTTGTGGAAGGTGGATGAACGCGCGGGCTTACTGCGCTGCTTTGGGGCGTGGTGCCAGCCAACGGAACTGTGCGGCGAATGGGTGGCGAAGACATGCCGGATGGTGCTCGAACCGGACAGGGGGGCTCCCGGCAACGTCTGGTCGTCGCGTCGGCCGCTGTGGCGTGCGCGAATCGAACCGAGTCTCGGTTGCACCTGGTCCCTCGAGGCACTCGACGCGGGGCTGCGCTCGGGAGGCGCGTTTCCGATCGTCGTGCGCGGGGAGGTCGCGGGGGTGCTCGAAGTCTTCAGCCGCGAATATCAGGATGAAGATTCGCGGCTGACCGATACGCTGGCTTCGCTGGGCGGCCAGATCGGGCAGTTTCTCGAACGCAGCGAGCAGCAACAGCGCATTCGCCGCCTCACGCGCGTGTATGCCGTCCTGAGCGGCATCAACTCCGCGATCGTGCGCATTCACAGCCGCGACGCGCTGTTCGATGAGGCTTGCCGCATCGCCGTCGATGCCGGGGAGTTCGGCATCGCGTGGATCGGCGAACTCGACCCGGCGACGATGCAAGTCACTCCGGTGGCGTGGGCTGGAGGCGACGACGCGGTTGCGGCCCGGGAACTCGCCGCCTCCACTGCGGGAGAAACCCGCGATCCGGTCGGAGAGGCGGTGCGCGCCGGGGTTCCGGTGTTCATCAACGACATACCGGCATCAGGTGTGAGCATGACAGGATTGTCCGAAGCGCAGCGCTACGGATACCGCTCGAAAATCGCGCTGCCGCTTTTTTCCGAAGGGAAGGTCGCGGCGGTGCTGGTGCTTTATGCCCCGGAGCCCGGCTTTTTCGCCGGCGACGAACTGCAGCTCCTCGGAGAGCTCGCCGGCGACGTGTCGTTCGCGCTCGAATTCATCGCGAAGAAGGACCGTCTCGCATTCGTCGCGTACCACGATCTCCTCACCGGCATGCCGAATCGCGCCCATCTGCTCGAACACCTGACCCAGGCGCTGCAAAGTGTCCGGCAGCACCCGGGCGAGCGCGTCGCGGTCGTGGTGTGGAACATTCACCGCTTCCGCAACATCAATGAAACCTTCGGCCGCCAGATCGGCGACGCGGTGCTGCGCGAGGTCGGGCAGCGGCTGAGCGCAGCCTGGCCCAATCCGATGGACGTCGCCCGCATCGCCGTCGACCACTTCGCCGGCATCGTCAGCGACAACCGGCAGGTCACCGAAATCGCGCACCTGATCGAACAGCTCGCCGTCGACGTGTTCAGCAGCTCGATCGTCGTCGGCGAGCACGAATTGCGCGTGGCCGCGTCGGCCGGGATCGCGGTCGCGACCGACGAAGACCAGGACGCCGATACCGTGCTCAGGAATGCCGAGGCGGCGTTGCGCAAGGCCAAGGGTTCGGGGATGAATTACCTGTTCTACGGGCCGGAAATGAACGCCCGCGTGGCCGAATCGCTGATGCTCGAAAACCGCCTGCGCCAGGCCCTCGAGCGCGACGAATTCGTGCTCCATTACCAGCCGAAAGTGTCCGGGGCAACCGGCCTCGTCACCGGACTCGAAGCCCTGATGCGGTGGAACGACCCGACGGTCGGCCTGGTGCAGCCGGACAAGTTCATTCCGATCCTTGAAGAGACCGGCATGATCCTGCAGGTGGGGCTATGGGCGATCCGCAAGGCGCTGGCTGACGCGCATGACTGGCGGAAAACGGGGATCGAACCGCCTCGCATTGCCGTCAACGTGTCCGCGATCCAGTTGCAGCAGAAGAACTTCGTCGAATCCGTGCGCTGCGCGATCGAGGAAGCCAATGGCGATGCGCGGCATGTGGATCTCGAGATCACCGAGAGCATGGTGATGACGGAGATGCAGGAAAACATCGCGAAGCTGACCGAGATCCGGCTCATGGGCGGAGATATCGCGATCGACGATTTCGGCACCGGGTACTCGTCTCTGGGCTACCTCGCGAAGCTGCCGGTCGGCGCCCTGAAGATCGACAAGTCCTTCATCGAGACCATGGCGACGACGCCCGAGAGCATGACGATCGTGGCGACGATCATCTCGCTTGCCCATTCGCTGGATCTCAAGGTGATCGCCGAGGGCGTCGAGGAGGAGGAACAGGCGAAGTTCCTGCGCCTGTTCAAATGCAACGAGCTGCAGGGCTACCTGATCAGCCGGCCGCTGCCCCCCGACCAGGTTGTGGACTTCCTGCGCAGCCGGAAAAGGCTCGATCACAAGAGCCATTGA
- a CDS encoding FKBP-type peptidyl-prolyl cis-trans isomerase — protein sequence MHMEIVKNSVVTLNYTVVDPDGTMIDDGQQPLVYLHGGYDGIFPALEEALHGKKVGDQLKIKLQPEDAFGDYDEELVLVEEVGQFPDNIEVGMSFERVSDDGEEEMIYRITDIAEGKVVVDGNHPLAGTALVFEVTVAGVRPATAEELSHGHVHGAGGHHH from the coding sequence ATGCACATGGAAATCGTCAAGAACAGCGTGGTAACGCTTAACTACACCGTCGTCGATCCCGACGGCACCATGATCGACGACGGTCAGCAACCGCTGGTTTACCTCCACGGCGGCTACGACGGCATCTTCCCGGCGCTGGAAGAAGCGCTGCACGGCAAGAAGGTCGGCGACCAGCTCAAGATCAAGCTGCAGCCCGAAGACGCCTTTGGCGACTACGACGAAGAGCTGGTGCTGGTCGAGGAAGTGGGCCAGTTCCCCGACAACATCGAAGTCGGCATGTCGTTCGAGCGCGTCAGCGACGACGGCGAAGAGGAAATGATCTACCGCATCACCGACATCGCCGAAGGCAAGGTCGTCGTCGATGGCAATCATCCGCTCGCCGGCACGGCCCTCGTGTTCGAGGTCACCGTCGCAGGGGTGCGTCCGGCAACCGCCGAAGAACTCTCGCATGGTCACGTTCACGGGGCCGGCGGACACCACCACTGA
- a CDS encoding class I SAM-dependent methyltransferase, translated as MNAPIALCPSGQSIAVPPSPDLEAIKLRQQATWASGDYGFIGTRLQIVGESLAEAADLRAGERVLDVAAGNGNATLAAARRFAEVTSTDYVPHLLDQAATRARAEGLAVDFRVADAEALPFANGSFDVALSTFGVMFTPDHDRSAGELLRVVRHGGRIGLAAWTPAGFIGELFRVIGAHVPPPAGVRSPLRWGDEPYLVELFGRHAIDIRCGRRSFNFRFRSPAHWIEVFRTCYGPTHKAFAALDGDGQARLHADLLQLLESRNTGGVDSLVIPGEYLEAVITRQ; from the coding sequence ATGAACGCACCCATCGCCCTGTGCCCCTCCGGCCAGTCCATTGCGGTTCCGCCGTCACCCGACCTCGAAGCGATCAAGCTGCGCCAGCAAGCGACCTGGGCAAGCGGAGATTACGGATTCATCGGCACGCGCCTGCAGATCGTCGGCGAATCGCTGGCCGAGGCCGCCGACCTGCGCGCGGGCGAGCGCGTGCTCGACGTAGCCGCCGGCAATGGCAACGCAACGCTGGCTGCGGCTCGGCGCTTCGCCGAAGTGACCTCGACCGATTATGTGCCGCACCTCCTCGACCAGGCTGCCACGCGTGCACGCGCCGAGGGTCTGGCGGTGGATTTCCGTGTCGCCGACGCCGAGGCCCTGCCCTTTGCCAACGGCAGCTTCGACGTCGCGCTGTCAACGTTTGGCGTGATGTTTACGCCCGACCACGACCGCAGCGCCGGCGAATTGCTGCGCGTGGTTCGCCACGGCGGGCGCATCGGCCTCGCCGCCTGGACTCCAGCCGGATTCATCGGCGAACTGTTCCGCGTGATCGGCGCCCACGTTCCACCCCCGGCAGGCGTCCGCTCGCCGCTGCGGTGGGGCGACGAGCCGTACCTCGTCGAGTTGTTCGGCCGTCACGCCATCGACATCCGCTGCGGGCGCCGGTCGTTCAACTTCCGCTTCCGCTCCCCCGCGCACTGGATCGAAGTCTTCCGCACCTGTTACGGCCCGACGCACAAGGCCTTCGCGGCGCTGGACGGCGACGGGCAGGCGCGGCTCCACGCCGATCTGCTGCAACTGCTCGAATCCCGAAATACGGGCGGGGTGGACTCGCTGGTGATCCCGGGCGAATACCTCGAAGCGGTGATCACGCGGCAGTAG
- a CDS encoding AraC family transcriptional regulator, whose translation MSRDTLSDLLRAVRLRGAVFYYVSCWEDWAAEAPPAREIAAAVLPGAEHVMEFHMVAKGAGWAAVSGFAPVRLGVGDIVMFPHGDAHVMSSAPGVEPARLGADWVFATRHEPRPMPVAYHRGVREPGSAAPIADADTILVCGFLGCDLRPFNPLVAALPRLLHLPAARAGGAIARVIDQAAQESTQRRPGADAVLERLAEMMFVDTARRYLDGLPEDATGWLAGLRDRYVGRALALLHEYPERPWTIDELGQQVGLSRSALHERFVQFLGEPPMHYLANWRIQVGSRLLRETGRTVASIALDVGYESEAAFSRAFKRLVGLPPATWRRSTR comes from the coding sequence ATGAGCCGAGATACGCTGTCCGATCTGTTGCGTGCCGTTCGCCTGCGTGGCGCGGTCTTCTACTACGTCAGCTGCTGGGAGGACTGGGCCGCCGAAGCGCCTCCCGCACGGGAGATCGCGGCGGCAGTGCTGCCCGGCGCCGAGCACGTCATGGAGTTCCACATGGTCGCCAAGGGCGCCGGCTGGGCGGCTGTCAGCGGGTTTGCGCCGGTCCGGCTCGGGGTCGGCGATATCGTCATGTTTCCCCACGGCGACGCCCACGTCATGTCCAGCGCCCCGGGCGTGGAGCCCGCACGGCTGGGCGCCGACTGGGTCTTCGCCACGCGGCACGAACCCCGGCCGATGCCCGTCGCCTACCACCGGGGCGTCAGGGAACCCGGCTCTGCGGCACCGATCGCCGACGCCGACACCATCCTGGTGTGCGGATTCCTCGGTTGCGACCTGCGGCCGTTCAACCCGCTGGTGGCGGCCTTGCCACGCCTGCTGCACCTGCCGGCGGCGCGAGCTGGAGGGGCCATCGCACGCGTCATCGACCAGGCGGCGCAGGAGTCCACGCAGCGCCGTCCCGGTGCAGATGCAGTGCTCGAACGCCTGGCCGAGATGATGTTCGTCGACACCGCGCGGCGCTATCTCGACGGCCTGCCGGAAGACGCGACCGGCTGGCTGGCCGGTTTGCGCGACCGCTACGTCGGCCGCGCTCTTGCTCTCCTGCATGAATACCCCGAGCGTCCGTGGACGATCGATGAACTCGGCCAGCAGGTCGGGCTATCCCGCTCCGCGCTGCATGAGCGGTTCGTGCAGTTCCTCGGCGAACCGCCGATGCACTACCTCGCGAATTGGCGCATCCAGGTCGGTTCGCGCTTGCTGCGCGAAACCGGCCGCACCGTTGCCTCGATCGCGCTCGATGTCGGCTACGAATCGGAAGCCGCGTTCTCGCGCGCTTTCAAGCGCCTGGTCGGCCTGCCGCCTGCCACCTGGCGTCGCAGCACCCGTTGA
- a CDS encoding response regulator, with amino-acid sequence MTARILIAEDHPASLELLRYLLAANGYDILSAEDGEAALDLARRDTPDLIICDLQMPKKNGYEVVRQLKSEPALSAIPVVAVTAFSMIGDREQVLAAGFDGYLSKPIEPEEFVALIEQYLPLSLRKQHGGR; translated from the coding sequence GTGACTGCACGAATACTGATCGCGGAAGATCATCCTGCCAGCCTGGAACTGCTGCGCTACCTTCTCGCGGCAAACGGTTACGACATCCTTTCGGCCGAGGACGGGGAGGCGGCGCTCGATCTCGCGCGCCGCGACACGCCGGACCTGATCATCTGCGACCTCCAGATGCCGAAGAAGAACGGCTATGAAGTGGTGAGGCAGCTCAAGAGCGAGCCCGCCCTGTCGGCCATCCCGGTGGTCGCAGTTACCGCGTTTTCGATGATCGGAGACCGGGAGCAGGTGCTTGCCGCGGGGTTCGACGGTTATCTGTCGAAACCGATCGAGCCGGAAGAGTTCGTCGCACTGATCGAACAGTATCTGCCGCTGTCGCTGCGCAAGCAGCATGGCGGCCGGTGA